The region TGCGCTGGTTTTCCGCCGGCGGCTTTCCGGGCTGGGACGCCGGGTTCTTCGTGGCTATGAAAGCCCTGACCCTGCCGGCCATTGCCCTGGCCCTGCCGCAGGCCAGCATTCTCACCCGCGTGATGCGCTCCAGCCTGCTCGACACGCTCGGCGAGGACTTCATCCGCACGGCTCGGGCCAAGGGGCTCAACCGCCGCCAAGCGCTGTGGCGCCACGCGCTGCGCAACGCGCTGATCCCGGTGCTGACCATCATGGGTCTGCAGTTCTCCTTCCTGCTGGCCGGGGCGATCATCATCGAGAACGTCTTCTTTCTGCCCGGTCTTGGCCGCCTGGTGTTCCAGTCGATCAGTGCCCGCGACATCATCGTCGTCGAAAGCATCGTCATGCTGCTCGTCTTCGCGGTGATCATGGTCAATTTCGCCGTCGATATGGCCTATGCGCTGGTCGACCCGCGTCTGAGAAGGCGGCGCTAGATGAGCTTCCTCGCCCACAGCCGGACGCTTCTTCCCGGCGCTCTGCTGACCCTGGTCTTCGCCGGCGCCGCTCTCCTGAGCCTCGTCTGGGTGCCCTATGACATAACGGTCCTGGACATTTCCGCCCGGATGAAGCCGCCGTCGCTCTCCCATCCGTTCGGCACCGACCAGTTCGGCCGGGATATCCTGAGCATGATCATGGTCGGCGCGCGCACCTCGATTGCGGTCGCTCTGGTGGCCGTGGGCATCGGCATGCTCGCCGGCGTGCCGCTGGGACTTGCGGCCGCGGCGCGCAAGGGCGGGTTTGCGGACGAATTCATCATGCGGTCCAACGACCTGGTGTTCGCGTTTCCGAGCCTGCTGATCGCCGTCATGATCACCGCCGTTTTCGGTGCCTCGGCCCTCAATGCCATCATCGCCATCGGAATCTTCAACATTCCCGTTTTCGCGCGGCTGACGCGTGGCGCGGCGCTGTCGCTCTGGAGCCGGGACTATATCCTGGCGGCCCGGGTGGCGGGCAAGGGTGCGGCGAGGATCTCGCTGGAGCATATCCTGCCGAACGTCGCCAACCTGCTGATCGTCCATGGCACGATCCAGTTCTCGCTCGGCATCCTGGCCGAAGCGGGCCTCAGCTATGTCGGGCTCGGCGCGCAGCCGCCGACGGCCAGTTGGGGCCGCATGCTCGCCGACAGCCAGACGATGATCTCGCTTGCGCCGCATCTGGCACTGTTTCCGGGACTGGCCATTCTTCTCACCGTGCTCGGGCTCAACCTGACCGGCGACGGACTGCGTGACCTTCTCGATCCGAAACTGCGGAGGGCCCGCTCATGAGCCTTCTGACGATCGAAAACCTGTCGCTGGCAATCCATGGCCTGCCGATCCTTGAAAACGTCTCCATGAGCGTCCACCCCGCACACATCCTCGGCGTCATCGGCGAAAGCGGGTCGGGCAAATCGATCACCGCCTTCAGCGTCATGCAGCTTCTGCCCAACGGCACGCAGTGCTCGGGCCGGATTTTCCTTGCGGGCGAGGAGATCCTGTCGAAAAGCGAAGCCGAGCTGTGCCGGATCCGCGGGCGGGATGTCGGGATGGTGTTTCAGGAGCCGATGACCGCGCTCAATCCGCTGAAGACCATCGGGGCGCAGGTTGCCGAGACGATCCTGATCCACGAAAAGGTCTCGAAAAAAGAGGCTCTGGCCCGGGCGGCCGAAGCGCTCAGGCGGGCCGAGCTGCCGCAGGACCGGTTCCCGCTGTCGCGCTATCCGCACGAGCTCTCCGGCGGTCAGCGCCAGCGGGTGGTGATCGCCATGGCGATCGCGCTCCGGCCCAGGCTGCTGATCGCCGACGAGCCGACCACCGCGCTCGATGTCACCACCCAGGCGCAGATCCTCGACCTGTTGAAGCGGCTGGTGGCCGAAGACGGCATGGGGCTGATGCTGATCAGCCACGATCTTGCAGTCGTCGCCGATCTTGCCGACGACCTGGTGATCATGCGCAAGGGCGAAGTCGTGGAGGCCGGCGCGGCAAAGGCGCTGTTCGCCAACATGAAGCATCCTTATTCGCAGGCACTCCTGGAAGCCTCGAGCCATGTTCCCGAGCGGGCCGGGGAGAGGGCGGACCATCCGCTTCTGGAAGTGCGCAGCGTGGTGCGCGACTATGTTACCCACAGCCACGGCTGGTGGGGCGGGGCATCGCAGTTTCGGGCCGTCGATGAGGTCAGCTTTACCATTCGCAAGGGCGAAAGCCTGGGGCTCGTCGGCGAGATCCGGCTGCGGAAAGTCCACCCTGACCCGGGCCATTCTCGGCTTGGAGGAGGTGCAGGGCGGCGAGATCCTGTTTGACGGACAGCCGGTCTATACCGGCAGCCACGCGAACAGGGCAGTCCGCCGGCGCATGCAGGTGGTGTTCCAGGATCCCTATGGCAGCTTCAATCCGCGCTGGAAGGTCGACCGGCTGGTCACCGAGCCGTTCCACCTGCTCGATGAGCCGCCGAGGGGAGCGGACCGGGACAACGCCATTGTCGAGGCGCTGGAGAGTGTCGGGCTGAGCGCGGACGACCGGCACAAATACATCCACGAGTTCAGCGGCGGCCAGCGTCAGCGCATCGCGATCGCCCGCGCGCTGATCATCAAGCCGGACCTGATCATCCTGGACGAAGCGGTCTCGGCGCTGGACGTCTCGGTGCGCGCGCAGGTGCTCGACCTCCTGGCCTCCCTGAGCGACCGGTTCGGCCTGACCTATCTCTTCATCAGCCATGACCTCAGCGTCGTCCGCTCGATCACAGACCGGGTGCTGGTCATGAAAGCCGGAAAGATTGTCGAGGAGGGCCCGACCGGCTCCGTCTTCGATGCCCCGAAACACGATTACACGCGACAACTGGTGGCCGCGGCCCCGGTCCTGCCGGCGGACATGGCCGCTGTCAGTTGAGACATCTGGAGGATGCATGAGCCAGGAGCTGAATCTTTGGTACGATCCGGGGAAATGCCTGATCGGCGGGAAATGGGTTGCCTCGGCGAGCGGCGAGACGCTGCCGCTCAATAACCCCTCCACCGGTGAGCAGATAGGAGCGATTGCGCGGGGCAATGGGCAGGACATCGACGCCGCCGTTGCCGCCGCCGAGGCGGCGAGGGTAGGGCCGTGGGGCAAGCTGACGGCGGCCGAGCGCGGCCGCCTGCTGTTCCGCATCAGCCAGAAGGTGCTGGAACGGGTCGAGGATCTTGCGCGGATCGAGGCCATCGACGTCGGCAAGCCGCTGAAGCAGGCACGCGCCGATGCGCTCGCCCTGGCGCGCTATCTGGAGTTTTACGGCGGAGCGGCCGACAAGCTTCATGGGGAGACGATCCCCTATCTCGACGGCTATACGGTCTACACGTTGCGCGAACCGCACGGGGTGACCGGCCATATCGTTCCCTGGAACTATCCGATGCAGATCATCGGCCGGTCCGTCGGGGCGGCGCTTGCGACCGGGAACGCCTGCGTCCTGAAACCGGCCGAAGACGCCTGCCTGACGGCACTCGCCTTTGCCGATCTGGCACAGCAGGCCGGGCTGCCGGACGGAGCGCTGAACGTCGTGCCGGGGCTTGGCTCGGAGGCCGGTGCCGCGCTTTCCGCGCATCCGGGGGTGAACCACATCAGTTTCACCGGCTCCGTCGCGACGGGAGTTCAGGTGCAGACCGCGGCGGCAAGGAACGTGGTGCCCGTCACCTTGGAACTGGGCGGCAAGTCACCCCAGCTGGTCTTTGCCGACGCGGATCTGGACGCCGCGCTGCCGTTTCTGGTGAATGCCGGCATCCAGAACGCCGGCCAGACCTGTTCGGCCTCCTCGCGCATTCTCGTCCATCGCTCGCTCCACGATCAGGTGGTCGAGCGCATGGCCGCCCGGTATTCCTCGCTCCAGGTCGGGCCGGCCCTTGCCGATCTCGATGTCGGTCCGCTGATCTCGGCCAGGCAGAAGTCGATCGTCTCCGGTTTCCTGGGTCGCGGTACGGATCTTGAAAAGGCCGCCGAGGGTGTCCTGCGCGATGCTCCCGATGGCGGCAACTATGTCAGGCCGACGCTGTTTGCCGGTGTCTCCCCGACGCACACCCTGGCGCAGGACGAGATTTTCGGTCCGGTTCAGGTCGTCATTCCCTTCGACGACGAGGAGCAGGCCGTCGCGATCGCCAATGGCACCGACTACGGCCTCGTGGCGAGCATCTGGTCCCGCGACGGCGCGCGGCAGATGCGGGTGGCGAAGAAGATCCGCACCGGCCAGGTCTTCATCAACAATTACGGCGCCGGCGGCGGGGTCGAACTGCCCTTCGGCGGCATGGGCAAGTCCGGCCACGGCCGCGAAAAGGGGTTCGAGGCGCTCTACGGTTTCACGGTGCTGAAGACGGTCGCGGCCTATCACGGCTGAACCTGTGGGGCGTCCATTGAGCGGATGAAGCAACGCGGGAAACCGCGGTCGGAGAGCCGGACCGTCGGCTTGAAGCCTTGAAGGTTGGGGCTCTCCGGTCCCGGCTCGCGCTGCGCTTGGCCGGGATGACGAACCGTGAGGGGCCT is a window of Roseibium salinum DNA encoding:
- a CDS encoding ABC transporter permease, which produces MLRYFLKRLLSLGLSLVAASIVIFLALEVVPGDPAAYMLGLNAQEDTLAALRQELGLTGSILQRYLSWTGGLLTGDFGVSYTYRTPVAEMIGDRLWVSLPLALYALTLSTLIAFPAGIWAASRRGSYVDASVMGVTQLGVAIPNFWFAMLMVLVFAINLRWFSAGGFPGWDAGFFVAMKALTLPAIALALPQASILTRVMRSSLLDTLGEDFIRTARAKGLNRRQALWRHALRNALIPVLTIMGLQFSFLLAGAIIIENVFFLPGLGRLVFQSISARDIIVVESIVMLLVFAVIMVNFAVDMAYALVDPRLRRRR
- a CDS encoding aldehyde dehydrogenase family protein yields the protein MSQELNLWYDPGKCLIGGKWVASASGETLPLNNPSTGEQIGAIARGNGQDIDAAVAAAEAARVGPWGKLTAAERGRLLFRISQKVLERVEDLARIEAIDVGKPLKQARADALALARYLEFYGGAADKLHGETIPYLDGYTVYTLREPHGVTGHIVPWNYPMQIIGRSVGAALATGNACVLKPAEDACLTALAFADLAQQAGLPDGALNVVPGLGSEAGAALSAHPGVNHISFTGSVATGVQVQTAAARNVVPVTLELGGKSPQLVFADADLDAALPFLVNAGIQNAGQTCSASSRILVHRSLHDQVVERMAARYSSLQVGPALADLDVGPLISARQKSIVSGFLGRGTDLEKAAEGVLRDAPDGGNYVRPTLFAGVSPTHTLAQDEIFGPVQVVIPFDDEEQAVAIANGTDYGLVASIWSRDGARQMRVAKKIRTGQVFINNYGAGGGVELPFGGMGKSGHGREKGFEALYGFTVLKTVAAYHG
- a CDS encoding ABC transporter permease translates to MSFLAHSRTLLPGALLTLVFAGAALLSLVWVPYDITVLDISARMKPPSLSHPFGTDQFGRDILSMIMVGARTSIAVALVAVGIGMLAGVPLGLAAAARKGGFADEFIMRSNDLVFAFPSLLIAVMITAVFGASALNAIIAIGIFNIPVFARLTRGAALSLWSRDYILAARVAGKGAARISLEHILPNVANLLIVHGTIQFSLGILAEAGLSYVGLGAQPPTASWGRMLADSQTMISLAPHLALFPGLAILLTVLGLNLTGDGLRDLLDPKLRRARS